The Obesumbacterium proteus DNA window TCTCTTCAACGTTTTATATCCCCCCCAAACACGCGTAAGCGTTGTAAACCAGCACAGGCAACCAAACACCCACGCCATCAGCGGAAAATAAGCCGGAAACAGACAGAAAAGAATAAATACCAGTATGGTTTCCGCGCCCTCGGTGAGCCCGCCAAGGTAATAAAATGATTTGTGCGGATAATCCAGATTTTCTAACTGGTACTTATCTGCCACTGCCGCAAAAGCCAGAAAACTGCTGCCGGTGCCGATAAAAGCGAATAATAGCCAAGACCCCGCAACCGCATTAAGCTCAGGAGAAGCCAGCACAAAACCGAACGGCACCAGTGCGTAGAACAAGAAATCCAACGCAATATCTAAAAAACCACCGGCGTCTGAAAGCCCTCTTCGGCGTGCCAAAGCGCCATCCAGCCCATCACATAGCCGGTTGATGACGATGACAATTAAAGCGGCGTAGTACCACTGCATAGCCAGAAAAGGCAGAGCCAAGACACCAACCACAAATCCGCCCAGGCTTATTCGATCCGGCGTGATCGCAGGACGATCGAGATGTGCCACAATTTGATTAAGCAGTGGCTTAACCCGAGGGTGTAAATAACGGTCAAACACGTGGTGCTCCCTTACGTTTTACCGCAGTTTCAGGCACACAAAGCCCCTGTGAAGGAATGTCCAGCGCCGCATTAAAGCGGGCTGATAAATTCTGAAACGCAATCAGCGCCGTAAGCTCGGTGATCGCTTTTTCATTGAAATGAGATTTCAGCTCTGTTTTCAGACTATCGTCAATACGCGGCGGCGTCGCCGTCATTCCATCAGCATATGCTAACACTGCCCGTTCCTGCGCATCGAAACACTCCGCGGTCTGCCAGTTCTGAACTGACATCACTTTATCTAGCGAACCACTGCGCTCGGCCAATCTCAAGCTATTCGCATCAATACAAAAAGCGCAATCGCACTGCTGGGATACACGCGTCATCACCAAAGCCCGCACCGTCGGCGTTATCCCCGAGCCTCTTCTTTCTAAGAAGCCGACGAAAAAAGCCACCAGCCAGAACAGAAAAGGAAATCGCCCCCACCAACGCGTAGGATTCAAAATTTGCCCATAATGTTTCTCTTGTGCTCGAACGATAGGCGTTAAGACCGTAGGGATTTTTTTCAGCGGTGAGATCCATGGCTGGTTATCGTTATTTTTCACCCAACATCTCCTATTATGTGGCGTTATTTTTACAACCCCCATGATTTTTCATGGAGTTTTTAACTGCATTATCATTATTGTTAAGTTTTAAACACTAACAAACAAGCCATTATTACGCGTTATCGGTTATGGCTAACGGATAAGCTAACGTTTTGCACCAAAAGCAGCCTGTACCCTTCAAAACCCCAGCTACGGGGAGTACATTATTTTACATCGCAGTGTTCTACTCGTATGGACACGCATTTCCACGCGCAATGCCGAATTTTATTCTGGCTACGTATTATTAAGGCTGCTGTTTTATGTCCCCTATTGAAAAATCCCGCAAACTGGATCACGTCTGCTATGACATCCGTGGGCCGGTGTTGAAAGAAGCAAAACGACTCGAAGAAGAAGGCAATAAAGTCCTGAAATTAAACATCGGCAACCCGGCACCGTTCGGTTTTGAAGCGCCCGATGAGATTCTGGTGGACGTCATTCGCAATCTGCCAACGGCTCAGGGCTACTGTGATTCCAAGGGGCTATATTCCGCACGCAAAGCAATCATGCAGCACTATCAAGCGCGTGATATCCATGATGTTACCGTAGAAGATATCTATATCGGTAACGGCGTTTCTGAACTGATCGTGCAGTCGATGCAAGCACTGCTCAACAGCGATGACGAAATGCTGGTACCTGCGCCAGATTATCCATTATGGACCGCAGCCGTTTCGTTGTCAGGCGGCAATGCCGTGCACTATCGCTGTGACGAAGAAGCCGACTGGTTCCCCGATCTGGACGACATTCGCAGCAAAATTACCCCGCGCACACGTGGTATCGTGATTATCAACCCGAACAACCCAACCGGTGCGGTCTACAGCAAAGAACTGCTGGAAGAGATCGTTACCATTGCGCGTGAAAATAACCTGATCATCTTCGCCGATGAGATTTACGACAAAATCTTATACGACGACGCAGAACACATTTCTATCGCCTCACTAGCACCAGACTTATTGGTTGTCACCTTTAACGGCTTATCCAAAACCTATCGCGTGGCGGGATTCCGTCAGGGCTGGATGGTTCTGAGTGGACCGAAAAAGCATGCTAAAGGCTACATTGAAGGTCTGGAAATGCTGGCGTCGATGCGTTTGTGCGCTAACGTTCCGATGCAACATGCGATTCAAACCGCGATCGGCGGCTATCAGAGCATCAATGAGTTTATCCAACCGGGCGGGCGTTTGTATGAACAGCGTAACCGCGCTTGGGAACTGATTAACGAAATCCCTGGCGTATCCTGCGTGAAACCACGTGGCGCGCTGTATATGTTCCCAAAAATCGATGCTAAGCGCTTCAACGTTCACGACGATCAGAAGATGGTTCTCGATCTGCTGCTGCAAGAGAAAGTGTTATTAGTTCAGGGTACCGCATTTAACTGGCCTGAGCCGGACCACTTCCGAATCGTCACGCTGCCACGCGTGGATGACTTAGACATGGCTATCCACAAACTGGGCCGTTTCTTCTCTGGCTACCATCAGAAATATTGATTTTTTCGCATCACCTAACGGCACCTTCTGGTGCCGTTTCTTATTTGCATCCTCCCCCATCACCGCCCACAATAGACTTCGTCTTTCCACTACCTGTTTTATTGAGAGAGCGTTATGAGCCAGAATCAAAGCCACTTTTTTGCCCATCTGTCCCGTTTAAAACTGATTAGCCGCTGGCCGCTGATGCGTAACGTTCGCACCGAGAACGTCTCTGAACATAGTTTGCAGGTCGCGTTTGTCGCTCACGCCCTCGCCATCATTAAAAACCGCAAGTTCAATGGCAATGTGAATCCTGAACGCGTGGCGCTGCTGGCGATGTACCACGATGCCAGCGAAGTGCTGACGGGCGATATGCCTACGCCTATCAAATACTACAATCCGCAAATTGCGCACGAATACAAAAAAATTGAGAAAGTCGCGCAGCAAAAACTGATCGAAATGCTGCCTCCAGAGTTACAAAACGATTTCCGCCCATTGCTGGATGAACACTACTACACCGAAGATGAGAAGTTAGTCGTCAAACAAGCTGATGCGCTGTGCGCCTATCTCAAATGTTTGGAAGAGCTGTCAGCCGGTAATAATGAATTTAAGCTGGCTAAAGCCCGCTTAGAGAAAACATTGGATATGCGTTCAAGTCCTGAGATGGAATACTTTATGGAAGTCTTTATTCCGAGTTTTAGCTTGTCGCTGGATGAGATTAGTCAGGATGAGGTGATGTAGGGATTCATTTGCCAAGTGTTTATGCGGCCATAGCGTAAGGTTTCGTCCGCCTATTTATACCGAACGCCATTGATACATCAATGCAGGCGTACGATGAGGGGCGCCAGCGCGCGCCCCTTCAATCCTCGCGCTTTTATCCGGGATGCCATCTCCGCGCCGGGTCGGCATGCGCCATCCATGGCGCCTCCTCCCCTCGTGAAAACATCCTGTTTTCACTGCTCTAAATGTCATGACTTAAACTCAAAAACAGATAGAGTTTTTGTCTTTTGTCTTTTGTCTTTTGTCTTTTGTCTTTTGTCTTTTGTCTTTTAGGTTTGACCTTTTCCGGCACGTTACCGGACAGCCGAGTGAATCATGCAGGTTAGGATTCGCCTACAGGGATGTAGGCGAAAGAACGGAGGAGCCAGGATGGCGATTGCCGTTCGTTCCGTTAAGACCGGAATGATGAAATGAGGGCACCCGCGTAGCGGGCTGGAAGGGGGTGCCAAGCCGGGTTGTTAGGGGGCGGCGATTGGCCCCCTAACACGGACGCCTGCACGATGCACAGATAGAATTCGGTATTTTAGGCGGACGTAATATGCACCATATATAAATGAGAGATTAACTCAACACCTTACGCATACAGAATCCCCCATCAAAACGGAAACAACCACGGCACCACAATCACGCTGGCAATCATCACCAAGATCGTGAACGGCACACCGATCTTAACGAAATCGCCAAAGCTGTAATTCCCCGGCCCCATCACCAGCGTATTCACCGGCGAGGATACCGGCGTCATAAATGCGGCCGACGCGGAGATAGCCACGATCATGGCAAACGGATACGGCGAGAGGTGCATCGCATGCGCCGTTGCAATGGCTATCGGTGCCATAAGCACCGCGGTTGCCGTGTTAGAAATAAACAGCCCCGTCACCGCGCAGAACACAAACAGACTTAACAGCACAATCCTTGGCCCCATGCCGCCGACTAAATCCATCAGCACATCAACCGCCAGCGTGATGCCGCCGGTTTTTTGTAACGCCAAAGCAAACGGCAGCATTCCCACGATCAGTATCAGGCTTGGCCAGTGGATAGATTTATAGGCGCTTTCCATATCAATGCAGCGGAATTTGCCCATTAACATACAGGCAATCAGCGCTGCAATGGCGTTCGGCACTTCATCCGTCAGCATCATGGCTATCATCAGCGCCAAACAAAATAGCGCGTGCGGTGCCTGACTTATCGCCGGAGCGACATCATCAACCTCTGCGGGAAGGTGCAACACAATGAAATCACGAGGCTGAAGCTGAAGCTGACGTATCTGCTTCCAATTGCCGATAACCAGTAGAATGTCACCGAGCTGGAGCGGTTCATTCACCAACTTACCTTCCATCGGCACGCCGTCGCGGCGAATACCGACCACATTCAGTCCATAGCGAGTACGAAAAGTCATTTCACGCAGCGTTTTTCCAATCAGATCGGAGTCCGGCACAATCGTAACTTCAGCCATGCCAACGTCACGCGCCTGCTCAGAAAAATACTCGCCGCGCAGCACCATGGGTTCAAGCATCTGTTCGGCGCAAAACTCGCGTAAATCTACCTCTGAATCTGACATATCAATCAGCAACACATCACGGTCTTTCAGCTCGGTGTTACCGATGGCGCTCACCATCACACGGCGGAATTTACGCCAGCGCTCAATGCCCACCACGTTCGCGCCATAACGGCTACGCAAATGCAGCTCATCCAACGTATGACCGATGAGCGGTGAGCCACTGCGCAACGCCAAACGACGGGCTCGCCCTGTGAGTTTATAATCACGGATAAGATCGCGGAAGGTACGGCGTTTCCAGCTGTCTTTATCGTTGTTGTCCTTGCCACTTGCCAGCCAGTTTCTCGCCACCAGCATATAGCCCACGCCCATCAGCAAAACGATAATCCCTACCGGAGTGACGCTAAAGAAGCTTAGGCCATGAAATCCTTCACGAACTAATTCGCTGCTGACGATCATGTTTGGCGGCGTCGCCACCAGCGTCATCATGCCGCTAATCAGCCCAGCAAAGCTCAGGGGCATCAGTAAACGTGCCGGTGATATTTTCATTCGTGCAGCCACGCTGAGCACCACCGGAATGAATATCGCCACCACGCCGGTAGAACTCATTACCGCCCCCAATGCGGCGACGGTGATCATCAGCAAAACTAGCATTTTAGCTTCGCTGTCGCCCGCGACCTTCACCAGCCAATCGCCAACCTGATAGGCGACCCCGGTGCGAACAAGTCCATCACCGATAACGAACAATGCGGCAATTAAAATAACGTTGGGATCGCTAAATCCAGCGGTTGCCTCGCTAAGGGAGAGCGTTCCGCTCAGCACAAAGGCAATAATGATCAGCAATGCTACGACATCCATGCGTAACTTGTTGGTAGCAAAAAGAACAATGGCAATCAGTAATAACGTCAAAACCCACAATAATTCGCCGTTCACGACATCTCCCTTTGTGAATTTACTCCGGTAAACTTTGTACGCCAGTGGCCGCATCGATGGACAGCAATGCCGATGGCATGGGATAGAAACAGCTTAAGAATGCCATAAAAAAAGCCCCGTAATCACGGGGCTTAATCATATTTCGATCGATTACTATTTATAACGCATGGATTACCGCGTAATCCCCTTCCTTCTCAATCCGGATTTGCGTGAGCGAAGTAAGGTTGAGATCGACTAAATCTAGCTTAGGCGCATCCTGAGGTGCATTAACCGCAATCACCTGACAGCCAGCCGATAACCCAGAAAGTATCCCTGCCGCCGCATCTTCAACGACCACGCAATCACTCACCGCCAGACCCAGTTTTTGCGCTCCCAGCAGATAAGCATCAGGTTCAGGTTTGCCGCGAGCGACCTGCTCCGCCGTGATGAACACGTCCGGTTTTGGCAACTGGCCTGCAGCGCGGCGGGCATAGGCCACAGGAATCGAGCCCGATGTCACAATCGCCCATGGGATGTTGAGCTCATCTAAGCGGTCCAGCAATGCCTTCGCACCCGGCAGCGCCGTAACACCATCCGTATCGCGTGATTCAATTTCTTCCAACCAATCATATTCTTGTTGAATACGATCTTCGCTCTCACCAGACATAAAATGCCGCAGCGAGGTGATGGCCTGTTTGCCATGGATAAAGTCCAGAACCTCTTGTGGGTCCACCCCCTGACGTTTCGCCCAGTTCACCCATGAGCGTTCAACGACCGGCAGCGAATCTACCAGTGTTCCATCCAAATCAAACAAAAAACCTTTGCACTTCACAGGCATTCCTCTGTTTTACGCGTTAATAATTTGTGCAATTTCCACAGCGCTCAGATGATACTGGCGCGGGCATGATTGCCAGATTGACAGCATACGCTGGTATTTATCCCACATTTTGGTCTGGGCATTGAAGCCATGCGTACCTGAATCGAAGTGAGTGTAACGCCCTTCGGTACCCACCATAAAGCGTACATAGCTGAGATAGCGTGATTCCGTGGCCGCATCAAAGCCTAAGAACTCAAGGCGACGAGGATCAAGATCTTGTTTTTCTTTTAAATTGTTGAAAGACACCTGCAGTGCATGGTGCATTTCCATAATATTGATAATCGTGCGGCAGGTATCTTCGCTCAGCTCGCCAAAATCACGATCGAGTTCGCGCATTTGTAGGCCAAAACCGCGTTCGATGATGGTTTGCAAACGACGATAACGCTCGGCGTTATCCGGATCCATCATGGTCATCATCTTGTATTGGTTAGAAAGAATCAGGCGTTGCGCGTTAGTCATTTCCATCTTTGATATCCTCATCGAGCGGCGAAGGTCTACCTAGGCCGGGGTCAAGTCATGTAAAAGGTGAACTGTATGTTTCGCAGCATGGCATAAGCCTGACATTCTAAATAGTGCTGAACATCACTTTTTTGATTTGGAACGGGGTTTCACGAACGAGAAACTGCGGTAAATTGCTAACTGAGTATTTTTTTAGCAAAAGAAGTGTGTTTTAGCTACAAATCGATAACTCGAGAGCGCAAAAAACACACTTCTTATTGATTAGATATCATCCAAAAACGTTTTATCCAGCTGCTTAAATGCGCGCTGCAAAACATCGGCCAGTGACTGATAGGTTGGTGTCCCTTCTACCGGCGCCTGCGCTTTTCCGGCTTCCACCAGCTTGGCGCGAATTTCATGAAACCATTGCAATAAGGTTGGCGGCAGCGGCGTTACAGAACGTTTACCTAACCACCAAAGCCCCTGCATCGGCAAACTACAGGCAAACAGCGCGGTGGCAATCGCAGGGCCAAGCTGGCCGCCCAGCGCAATCTGCCACGTTAACGTAAAAATGGCGATCGGTGGCATGAAGCGCACGGCAAAGCGCGTCACCTTTGCAATACGATTTTCAGGAAACATCGGTGCCAAGCGTTTATCACTCGGCCACGTCTTCATATATGTCTGGCCGCGTTGAAAAATCTGGAACCACCCTACGTGGCCGGTTGGCTTAGATGTCATAGGAACCTCAACTTCATTTATAAAAAATCAAAAAACAGTGTAAAATCACAACGTATACTTAGCGGTCTTAAATTTATTTTGTTTTTGGCAT harbors:
- a CDS encoding CDP-alcohol phosphatidyltransferase family protein — encoded protein: MFDRYLHPRVKPLLNQIVAHLDRPAITPDRISLGGFVVGVLALPFLAMQWYYAALIVIVINRLCDGLDGALARRRGLSDAGGFLDIALDFLFYALVPFGFVLASPELNAVAGSWLLFAFIGTGSSFLAFAAVADKYQLENLDYPHKSFYYLGGLTEGAETILVFILFCLFPAYFPLMAWVFGCLCWFTTLTRVWGGYKTLKRVEKI
- a CDS encoding carboxymuconolactone decarboxylase family protein; this translates as MKNNDNQPWISPLKKIPTVLTPIVRAQEKHYGQILNPTRWWGRFPFLFWLVAFFVGFLERRGSGITPTVRALVMTRVSQQCDCAFCIDANSLRLAERSGSLDKVMSVQNWQTAECFDAQERAVLAYADGMTATPPRIDDSLKTELKSHFNEKAITELTALIAFQNLSARFNAALDIPSQGLCVPETAVKRKGAPRV
- a CDS encoding pyridoxal phosphate-dependent aminotransferase, which produces MSPIEKSRKLDHVCYDIRGPVLKEAKRLEEEGNKVLKLNIGNPAPFGFEAPDEILVDVIRNLPTAQGYCDSKGLYSARKAIMQHYQARDIHDVTVEDIYIGNGVSELIVQSMQALLNSDDEMLVPAPDYPLWTAAVSLSGGNAVHYRCDEEADWFPDLDDIRSKITPRTRGIVIINPNNPTGAVYSKELLEEIVTIARENNLIIFADEIYDKILYDDAEHISIASLAPDLLVVTFNGLSKTYRVAGFRQGWMVLSGPKKHAKGYIEGLEMLASMRLCANVPMQHAIQTAIGGYQSINEFIQPGGRLYEQRNRAWELINEIPGVSCVKPRGALYMFPKIDAKRFNVHDDQKMVLDLLLQEKVLLVQGTAFNWPEPDHFRIVTLPRVDDLDMAIHKLGRFFSGYHQKY
- the yfbR gene encoding 5'-deoxynucleotidase, with the translated sequence MSQNQSHFFAHLSRLKLISRWPLMRNVRTENVSEHSLQVAFVAHALAIIKNRKFNGNVNPERVALLAMYHDASEVLTGDMPTPIKYYNPQIAHEYKKIEKVAQQKLIEMLPPELQNDFRPLLDEHYYTEDEKLVVKQADALCAYLKCLEELSAGNNEFKLAKARLEKTLDMRSSPEMEYFMEVFIPSFSLSLDEISQDEVM
- a CDS encoding SLC13 family permease, which encodes MNGELLWVLTLLLIAIVLFATNKLRMDVVALLIIIAFVLSGTLSLSEATAGFSDPNVILIAALFVIGDGLVRTGVAYQVGDWLVKVAGDSEAKMLVLLMITVAALGAVMSSTGVVAIFIPVVLSVAARMKISPARLLMPLSFAGLISGMMTLVATPPNMIVSSELVREGFHGLSFFSVTPVGIIVLLMGVGYMLVARNWLASGKDNNDKDSWKRRTFRDLIRDYKLTGRARRLALRSGSPLIGHTLDELHLRSRYGANVVGIERWRKFRRVMVSAIGNTELKDRDVLLIDMSDSEVDLREFCAEQMLEPMVLRGEYFSEQARDVGMAEVTIVPDSDLIGKTLREMTFRTRYGLNVVGIRRDGVPMEGKLVNEPLQLGDILLVIGNWKQIRQLQLQPRDFIVLHLPAEVDDVAPAISQAPHALFCLALMIAMMLTDEVPNAIAALIACMLMGKFRCIDMESAYKSIHWPSLILIVGMLPFALALQKTGGITLAVDVLMDLVGGMGPRIVLLSLFVFCAVTGLFISNTATAVLMAPIAIATAHAMHLSPYPFAMIVAISASAAFMTPVSSPVNTLVMGPGNYSFGDFVKIGVPFTILVMIASVIVVPWLFPF
- a CDS encoding sugar phosphatase, which translates into the protein MKCKGFLFDLDGTLVDSLPVVERSWVNWAKRQGVDPQEVLDFIHGKQAITSLRHFMSGESEDRIQQEYDWLEEIESRDTDGVTALPGAKALLDRLDELNIPWAIVTSGSIPVAYARRAAGQLPKPDVFITAEQVARGKPEPDAYLLGAQKLGLAVSDCVVVEDAAAGILSGLSAGCQVIAVNAPQDAPKLDLVDLNLTSLTQIRIEKEGDYAVIHAL
- a CDS encoding YfbU family protein encodes the protein MEMTNAQRLILSNQYKMMTMMDPDNAERYRRLQTIIERGFGLQMRELDRDFGELSEDTCRTIINIMEMHHALQVSFNNLKEKQDLDPRRLEFLGFDAATESRYLSYVRFMVGTEGRYTHFDSGTHGFNAQTKMWDKYQRMLSIWQSCPRQYHLSAVEIAQIINA
- the yfbV gene encoding terminus macrodomain insulation protein YfbV — translated: MTSKPTGHVGWFQIFQRGQTYMKTWPSDKRLAPMFPENRIAKVTRFAVRFMPPIAIFTLTWQIALGGQLGPAIATALFACSLPMQGLWWLGKRSVTPLPPTLLQWFHEIRAKLVEAGKAQAPVEGTPTYQSLADVLQRAFKQLDKTFLDDI